One Desulfobulbus oligotrophicus DNA segment encodes these proteins:
- the tilS gene encoding tRNA lysidine(34) synthetase TilS, translated as MAHPLEMTVQRVLAGLPEPVQGSRVLIGVSGGADSMALLHILAALRHLCSFTLFAAYIDHGLRPEETPLEWHCVQQAADSLGIESIRISVDVHGEAAERRLSVEHAAREVRYRAFAQLSRQWGTSLLAVAHTADDQAEEVLLRLFRGGGRKALSGMSQQTGHVIRPLLGIRKAELLAYLQDQGIVFCHDSSNDEVHFLRNRIRLELLPFLETRFDAGIRSALLKTAANLAEDEELLAQLLSQCWDRVVDRLAVDGSGHPFCRLHRPAFIQLHAALQRRLIEQLLWKLDAAAHHAQILAVAALGRSGRSSSELHLRRGLRVVVSRSYMLFSYPQGKGPWRGRLQTH; from the coding sequence ATGGCACATCCTCTTGAGATGACGGTGCAACGGGTCCTGGCCGGCTTACCGGAACCGGTGCAGGGGAGTCGGGTACTGATCGGTGTATCCGGGGGTGCTGATTCGATGGCATTGCTCCATATCCTGGCAGCACTTCGGCACCTCTGTTCGTTTACTCTGTTTGCAGCCTATATCGATCATGGTTTGCGACCGGAAGAGACCCCGCTGGAGTGGCATTGTGTGCAGCAGGCCGCCGATTCTCTGGGTATTGAGAGTATACGCATCAGCGTTGATGTCCATGGCGAGGCTGCGGAACGCAGGCTGTCGGTGGAGCATGCCGCACGGGAAGTACGGTATCGTGCCTTTGCACAGCTGAGCCGACAGTGGGGAACCAGCCTGTTGGCCGTGGCGCATACCGCTGATGACCAGGCGGAAGAGGTTTTACTGCGACTGTTCCGGGGTGGTGGCCGTAAGGCACTGTCCGGGATGTCCCAGCAGACAGGTCATGTGATTCGACCCCTTTTGGGTATTCGTAAAGCCGAACTGCTTGCCTATCTGCAGGATCAGGGGATTGTCTTCTGTCACGATTCAAGTAACGATGAAGTCCACTTCCTGCGCAACCGCATCCGTCTTGAACTCCTTCCTTTTTTAGAAACACGGTTTGATGCAGGTATCCGTTCCGCTCTTCTGAAAACCGCTGCCAACCTGGCCGAGGATGAGGAGTTGTTGGCACAACTCCTTAGCCAGTGCTGGGACAGGGTGGTCGACCGGCTGGCTGTTGATGGCAGTGGTCATCCCTTTTGCCGTCTTCACCGTCCTGCCTTTATACAGTTGCATGCAGCCCTGCAGCGCCGTCTGATCGAACAGCTTCTGTGGAAACTTGATGCTGCAGCCCATCATGCCCAGATCCTGGCTGTTGCGGCACTCGGTCGTTCCGGTCGCAGCAGCAGTGAACTGCATCTTCGCCGCGGATTACGGGTGGTGGTCAGCCGTTCGTACATGCTCTTTTCGTACCCACAGGGAAAAGGTCCCTGGCGTGGTCGTCTTCAGACGCACTGA
- a CDS encoding NAD(P)(+) transhydrogenase (Re/Si-specific) subunit beta codes for MNLDQIEINFVYVVSAALFVFGLKMLSSPATARRGNLISALGMLIAIVATLLAQGLDFRWILIGMVIGSLLGMTGAYFVKMTAMPEMVALFNGFGGLASLLLAWSEYHQNPAMVPTIVIIAAISVFIGGVTFTGSMVAFGKLAGKLPQKAIVFKGQHLINAGILLMVFGTAALFYLTSTSLFGYFFFVLLVLIALGFGVTSTIPIGGADMPVVISLLNSYSGLAACAAGFVVSNNILIVAGALVGASGIILTQIMCKAMNRSLANVLFSGFGSGTVKQSGDKELQGEVKPASAEDVYYILEAADSVAFVPGYGLAVAQAQHVVKELGDLLEANGSEVVYAIHPVAGRMPGHMNVLLAEANVSYDQLVEMDDINPRMDAVDVCVVIGANDVVNPAAVFEENSPIYGMPIIETYRAKTVIVLKRSMSPGFAGIENALFFRENTRMYFGDAKASIQALVAEFKSGG; via the coding sequence GTGAATCTCGACCAGATTGAAATCAATTTTGTCTATGTAGTATCGGCAGCTCTTTTTGTGTTTGGGCTGAAAATGCTCAGCTCGCCGGCTACAGCCCGTCGCGGCAACCTGATTTCCGCTCTGGGTATGCTCATCGCCATTGTTGCCACTCTTCTTGCCCAGGGACTTGACTTCCGCTGGATCCTTATCGGTATGGTGATCGGCAGTCTTTTGGGGATGACCGGCGCCTATTTCGTCAAGATGACCGCCATGCCGGAGATGGTCGCCCTGTTCAACGGGTTTGGAGGGCTGGCCTCCCTACTGCTGGCCTGGTCGGAGTACCATCAAAACCCAGCCATGGTACCGACCATAGTTATCATTGCCGCCATATCGGTCTTCATCGGTGGTGTCACCTTTACCGGATCCATGGTGGCCTTTGGTAAACTCGCCGGCAAACTGCCGCAAAAGGCGATCGTGTTCAAGGGGCAACATCTGATCAATGCCGGTATCCTGCTGATGGTGTTTGGGACGGCAGCGCTCTTTTACCTGACCTCCACCTCACTGTTCGGGTATTTCTTTTTTGTACTGCTTGTCCTCATCGCGCTCGGCTTTGGTGTAACCTCAACCATTCCCATCGGCGGAGCAGATATGCCGGTGGTTATTTCGCTCTTGAACAGTTACTCGGGACTTGCCGCCTGTGCCGCCGGTTTCGTGGTCTCCAACAACATCCTCATTGTTGCTGGAGCATTGGTCGGGGCAAGCGGTATTATCCTCACGCAGATCATGTGCAAGGCTATGAACCGTTCTTTAGCCAATGTGCTCTTTTCCGGATTTGGTTCAGGCACCGTGAAGCAGAGCGGGGATAAAGAACTGCAGGGTGAGGTCAAACCGGCCAGTGCCGAGGATGTCTACTATATCCTTGAGGCGGCAGATTCGGTGGCCTTTGTTCCGGGGTATGGGCTGGCGGTTGCCCAGGCCCAGCATGTCGTCAAGGAGCTGGGTGATCTGCTGGAGGCAAACGGCAGTGAGGTCGTTTATGCTATCCATCCGGTGGCCGGCCGAATGCCCGGTCATATGAACGTGCTTCTTGCCGAGGCCAACGTCTCCTACGATCAGTTGGTGGAGATGGACGATATCAACCCGCGAATGGATGCTGTTGATGTCTGTGTGGTCATCGGTGCCAACGATGTTGTCAATCCGGCCGCTGTGTTTGAAGAGAACAGCCCGATTTACGGGATGCCTATTATTGAGACATACCGGGCCAAGACCGTCATTGTTCTGAAACGATCGATGAGTCCGGGTTTTGCCGGGATCGAGAATGCACTTTTCTTCCGCGAGAACACCCGGATGTATTTTGGTGATGCCAAAGCATCGATTCAGGCTCTGGTGGCCGAATTTAAGAGCGGAGGCTGA
- a CDS encoding NAD(P) transhydrogenase subunit alpha — translation MTAVFLTFIFVLTIFLGFEVISKVPSTLHTPLMSGSNAISGITLIGALASMQLSNHGFTTVLGTLAVILATINVVGGYAVTDRMLSMFKKKDKGGAQ, via the coding sequence ATGACCGCTGTTTTTTTAACGTTTATCTTTGTACTGACTATTTTCCTTGGCTTTGAAGTGATCTCCAAGGTGCCGTCAACACTGCACACGCCGCTCATGTCCGGATCCAACGCCATCTCCGGGATCACCCTGATCGGAGCGTTGGCTTCGATGCAGCTTTCCAACCATGGTTTTACCACGGTCCTCGGTACCCTGGCCGTGATTCTGGCCACCATCAATGTTGTCGGTGGGTACGCGGTCACCGATCGAATGCTGTCCATGTTCAAGAAGAAAGACAAGGGAGGGGCGCAGTGA
- a CDS encoding NAD(P) transhydrogenase subunit alpha, with protein MNIAVMKEVHPGETRVPMVPATVERLVKLGAEVVVEAGVGATCRFDDAAYEAVGARVSPAREEMLANADIVLRLRKPPLSEIPLMRQGALHVSYLDPFNEVALVEAMVTARISGVSLEMIPRTTLAQKMDVLSSQANLAGYVSVLLGASHLDKILPMMTTPAGTIKPGKVFIIGVGVAGLQAIATARRLGARVEAFDTRPVVEEQVKSLGAKFVKIDIGETGQTKDGYATQLTPEQLALQKQGMAKACSQADIVITTAQLFGRPAPRIVDHAMIAQMQPGSVIVDMAVETGGNVEGSEVDKVVEIEGVKVIGIGNLPGKVALAASQMYSNNLGNFLSHFWNKEENAFHLNLDDEIIKGALVTHNGAIFSEMYKNIMHK; from the coding sequence ATGAATATTGCGGTAATGAAAGAGGTCCATCCCGGAGAAACCAGGGTGCCCATGGTACCGGCAACGGTTGAACGTTTGGTGAAGCTCGGTGCAGAAGTGGTGGTGGAAGCCGGGGTCGGGGCGACATGTCGGTTTGACGATGCTGCCTACGAGGCCGTGGGGGCGCGTGTCTCCCCGGCACGCGAAGAGATGCTCGCCAATGCTGATATTGTTCTTCGTTTACGTAAACCACCGTTAAGCGAGATACCCCTCATGCGACAGGGTGCCCTCCATGTGAGTTATCTCGACCCCTTCAATGAGGTGGCACTGGTTGAGGCCATGGTCACGGCCCGTATCAGCGGCGTCAGTCTGGAGATGATTCCCCGGACCACCCTGGCGCAGAAGATGGATGTACTCAGTTCCCAGGCAAATCTTGCCGGCTATGTTTCGGTGTTACTGGGAGCCTCCCACCTGGATAAGATCCTGCCGATGATGACAACACCGGCCGGTACCATCAAGCCGGGCAAGGTCTTCATCATCGGAGTCGGGGTTGCCGGTCTGCAGGCCATTGCCACGGCCAGACGACTGGGCGCCAGGGTTGAAGCCTTTGACACCAGACCGGTGGTGGAAGAACAGGTCAAGTCGCTTGGTGCTAAATTTGTCAAGATAGATATCGGCGAAACAGGCCAGACCAAAGACGGGTATGCGACCCAGCTGACCCCGGAGCAGCTTGCCCTGCAAAAACAGGGGATGGCCAAGGCCTGTAGCCAGGCGGACATCGTCATCACCACGGCCCAGCTCTTTGGCCGACCGGCTCCGCGTATCGTTGACCATGCCATGATCGCCCAGATGCAGCCGGGATCGGTTATTGTTGATATGGCAGTGGAAACCGGTGGTAATGTTGAGGGATCAGAGGTGGATAAAGTCGTGGAGATTGAGGGGGTTAAGGTTATAGGGATAGGTAATCTGCCCGGCAAGGTGGCCCTGGCCGCAAGCCAGATGTATTCTAACAACCTCGGCAACTTTTTGAGCCATTTCTGGAATAAAGAGGAGAACGCCTTTCATCTGAACCTGGACGACGAGATTATCAAAGGAGCACTGGTTACCCACAACGGGGCGATCTTTAGTGAAATGTATAAAAATATCATGCACAAGTGA
- the mpl gene encoding UDP-N-acetylmuramate:L-alanyl-gamma-D-glutamyl-meso-diaminopimelate ligase, which yields MSNTLLDPSLNRAPADVRRIHLIGICGTGMAALAGMLQEKGYAITGSDQNVYPPMSDFLADLGIPVMQGYAAAHLTARTDLVIVGNVVRVTNPEAVELSRLGLPYLSMPQALAHFFLTGKRSLVVAGTHGKTTTSSMLATTLHRLGATPGFMIGGLVEAFGRNFHLSDGRFFVVEGDEYDTAFFNKVSKFHHYQAECAILTSVEFDHADIFADFDAVQASFSKFIGRLPGKGVLVANFDDPVVAELARNNARCPVISYGTGRHCHWRVSDLQMEGLTSTFSVYHKGQFVGRCRLPMPGLHNCLNALAVIALLNHLGFSVEAIFSGLASFEGVKRRQQIRGQVGGITVVDDFAHHPTAVRETLQALRLAWPDNRLVVVFEPRTNTSRRAVFQKEYAGVFSAADRVLIREHVPLDTLSLEEQFSSARLAADLAAQGLPARAYADTDAILTALVTDCMAGDIVVILSNGGFDGIHDRLLTLLSKPADSVS from the coding sequence ATGAGCAACACACTGCTTGATCCGTCTCTGAACAGGGCGCCGGCCGATGTGCGGCGTATCCACCTGATCGGTATCTGCGGCACCGGTATGGCCGCTCTTGCCGGTATGCTGCAGGAAAAGGGATATGCGATCACCGGTTCGGATCAGAATGTGTATCCACCGATGTCTGATTTTCTGGCTGATCTGGGTATTCCGGTGATGCAGGGCTATGCTGCTGCTCATCTCACTGCGCGCACTGATCTGGTGATTGTCGGTAATGTGGTGCGGGTCACCAACCCCGAGGCTGTGGAGCTTTCCCGGCTGGGCCTGCCATATCTGTCCATGCCCCAGGCCCTGGCGCATTTCTTTCTTACCGGTAAGCGTTCGCTTGTGGTAGCCGGTACCCATGGTAAAACAACCACCTCTTCCATGCTGGCGACAACGTTGCATCGTCTGGGTGCTACTCCCGGGTTTATGATCGGTGGTCTGGTTGAAGCCTTTGGCCGTAACTTCCATCTCAGTGACGGCCGGTTCTTTGTGGTTGAAGGGGATGAGTACGACACCGCCTTTTTTAACAAGGTGTCGAAGTTCCACCATTATCAGGCAGAGTGCGCTATTCTCACCTCAGTGGAGTTTGATCATGCCGACATCTTTGCTGATTTTGACGCGGTGCAGGCCTCTTTTTCCAAATTTATCGGCCGTCTTCCCGGCAAAGGGGTGCTGGTGGCAAACTTTGATGATCCGGTGGTGGCGGAGCTGGCCCGCAACAATGCCCGTTGTCCGGTGATCAGCTATGGAACAGGACGGCATTGTCACTGGCGTGTGTCTGATCTGCAGATGGAGGGCCTGACCAGCACGTTTTCAGTGTATCATAAAGGGCAGTTTGTGGGGCGCTGCCGCCTGCCCATGCCGGGATTGCACAACTGCCTGAATGCCCTGGCCGTCATTGCCCTGCTCAACCATCTTGGTTTTTCTGTTGAGGCGATTTTTTCCGGGCTGGCGTCTTTTGAAGGGGTGAAACGCCGCCAACAGATCCGGGGGCAGGTAGGTGGGATCACAGTTGTTGATGATTTTGCTCACCATCCGACCGCGGTCCGGGAGACGCTGCAGGCCCTGCGCCTGGCCTGGCCGGACAACCGGTTGGTGGTCGTGTTTGAGCCGCGCACCAATACCAGCCGGCGGGCCGTGTTTCAAAAGGAGTATGCCGGTGTGTTTTCTGCTGCTGATCGCGTGTTGATTCGTGAGCACGTGCCTCTGGATACCCTCTCCTTGGAAGAGCAGTTTTCATCAGCCAGGCTTGCGGCGGATCTGGCCGCACAGGGTCTACCTGCCCGGGCCTACGCCGATACGGATGCCATCCTGACGGCACTTGTTACAGATTGTATGGCCGGTGACATAGTCGTTATCCTTTCCAACGGTGGGTTTGACGGTATCCATGACCGGTTGTTAACGTTGTTGAGTAAACCGGCGGACAGCGTATCGTAA
- a CDS encoding CYTH domain-containing protein produces the protein MAQEIERKFLLKNAQWRGLAEGVVYRQGYLCASPERTVRVRIVGDQGYLTVKGATLGMVRSEYEYTIPLADAREMLDTLCPQPQIEKKRYTIPYHGCIWEVDEFSGLNQGLVVAEIELTSEDQPFDRPEWIGREVTGEMRYYNAALCITPYTTWKPES, from the coding sequence ATGGCGCAAGAAATAGAACGTAAATTTCTTCTTAAGAATGCACAGTGGCGGGGGCTGGCAGAGGGTGTTGTCTACCGTCAGGGATACCTCTGCGCAAGTCCTGAGCGAACAGTGCGGGTGCGCATTGTCGGTGATCAGGGATACCTGACAGTCAAAGGAGCCACCCTTGGGATGGTGCGCAGTGAGTACGAGTACACCATCCCTCTCGCAGATGCCCGGGAGATGCTCGATACCCTCTGCCCGCAACCGCAGATCGAAAAAAAACGCTACACCATCCCCTACCATGGCTGTATCTGGGAGGTTGACGAGTTTTCCGGCTTAAACCAGGGCCTGGTTGTTGCTGAAATCGAACTGACAAGTGAAGACCAGCCCTTTGACCGCCCCGAGTGGATCGGCCGGGAGGTGACGGGAGAGATGCGGTACTACAACGCCGCCCTCTGTATCACGCCGTACACCACCTGGAAACCAGAGTCCTGA
- a CDS encoding slipin family protein — protein MVFNMQFSLAPLLIALVVLVFASIKILREYERGVIFLLGRFWKVKGPGLVIVIPGLQQIVKVDLRVVTMDVPSQDVISKDNVSVKVNAIVFFRVIDPEKAIIQVENFLVATSQLAQTTLRAVLGKHELDEMLSERERLNFAVQQILDAQTDSWGIKVINVEIKHIDLNESMIRAIAQQAEAERERRAKIIHAEGEKQAAQTLREAAEMLSKEPASMQLRYLQTLTQVAGDKSSTLVFPVPMDLLNSLQGVKNSEVASKTADISS, from the coding sequence ATGGTATTCAATATGCAGTTCAGTCTTGCTCCTTTATTGATCGCACTGGTTGTGCTTGTCTTTGCATCGATCAAGATTTTGCGGGAGTACGAGCGGGGAGTCATCTTTCTGCTGGGCCGTTTCTGGAAGGTAAAAGGGCCCGGGCTGGTGATCGTCATTCCCGGTCTTCAGCAGATCGTCAAAGTGGACCTGCGGGTGGTGACCATGGATGTACCGTCTCAGGACGTGATTTCTAAAGACAACGTCTCTGTGAAGGTGAATGCCATTGTCTTCTTTCGTGTGATTGACCCGGAAAAGGCAATTATTCAGGTGGAGAACTTTCTCGTTGCCACCAGTCAACTGGCGCAGACAACGCTGCGGGCGGTTCTTGGCAAACATGAGCTGGATGAGATGTTGAGTGAACGGGAGCGGCTCAATTTTGCTGTTCAGCAGATTCTTGATGCCCAGACCGACTCGTGGGGAATCAAGGTGATCAACGTTGAGATCAAACACATTGATCTGAATGAAAGCATGATTCGTGCCATTGCCCAGCAGGCTGAAGCCGAACGTGAACGCCGCGCTAAAATCATCCATGCCGAAGGTGAGAAACAGGCGGCACAAACCCTGCGTGAGGCAGCTGAGATGCTGTCCAAAGAACCGGCATCCATGCAGCTGCGATATTTGCAAACGCTGACCCAGGTGGCTGGTGACAAGAGTTCGACTCTGGTCTTTCCGGTTCCGATGGACCTTCTCAACAGCCTGCAGGGTGTGAAAAACAGTGAGGTCGCATCCAAAACAGCCGACATCTCTTCCTAG
- a CDS encoding NfeD family protein has product MRVLTFTDGRCCRQSRARTWLWYVVGAVLSVLLCALPGPAAASQDTVMVLRVEGAIGPATVDYIHRGLKRAVDSQAVLVVLEMDTPGGLDTSMRTIIKDILASPIPVATYVAPKGARAASAGTYILYASHIAAMAPATNIGAATPVAIGIGGPQPKKPDAAPNPSSPQPAQEPADSIIKKPGGKAPSATDQSAEDGKTMPKSDGDAMAAKSIEDATAYIRSLAQLRGRNVDFAVAAVREADSLSAEEALARKVIDYVAVDLPDLLRQLDGQEIGTTPDKKVLSTAQATVERFDPDWRTQVLAVMTNPQVALILMMIGVYGLFFEFTSPGFGVPGVAGAICLLMALYAFQLLPVNWAGVLLVGIGFAMMVAEVFMPSFGVLGIGGCIAFIVGGLFLMDTEAPGFGIPLTLIVGLAIVSAAVLLAIGGFAVRSVQRPVVSGREGMVGSLATVVGQGDNGQWWVYVHGERWLARSEHSLAPGARVRVVRLDGLTVEVIPVTDS; this is encoded by the coding sequence ATGCGCGTTTTGACCTTTACTGATGGGCGTTGCTGTCGACAGAGCCGGGCCCGGACCTGGTTATGGTACGTGGTCGGAGCTGTGTTGAGTGTGCTGTTGTGTGCATTGCCCGGACCGGCAGCCGCATCACAAGATACGGTTATGGTGTTGCGGGTTGAAGGGGCCATTGGTCCGGCAACGGTTGATTATATCCACAGAGGCCTGAAGAGAGCAGTCGATTCCCAGGCGGTCCTGGTGGTGCTTGAAATGGATACCCCGGGAGGTCTTGATACCTCAATGCGGACCATTATCAAAGATATTCTTGCCTCGCCGATCCCTGTTGCAACGTATGTTGCACCTAAGGGAGCACGTGCAGCCAGTGCCGGTACCTATATCCTGTATGCCAGTCATATTGCCGCCATGGCACCGGCCACCAACATCGGAGCAGCCACACCGGTGGCCATCGGCATCGGCGGTCCGCAGCCGAAAAAGCCCGATGCCGCACCCAACCCTTCAAGTCCACAACCAGCGCAGGAACCGGCAGACTCCATCATTAAAAAGCCCGGTGGCAAGGCACCGTCTGCAACCGACCAGTCTGCTGAAGATGGAAAAACCATGCCCAAGTCAGATGGCGATGCCATGGCTGCAAAATCGATTGAAGATGCCACCGCCTATATCCGCAGCCTGGCACAGTTGCGTGGCCGTAACGTCGACTTTGCCGTGGCCGCAGTGCGCGAGGCCGACAGTCTGTCTGCAGAAGAAGCCCTGGCTCGGAAAGTGATTGACTATGTTGCTGTTGATCTGCCGGATCTGCTTCGGCAACTTGACGGGCAAGAGATCGGGACAACTCCGGACAAGAAGGTGCTGAGCACTGCTCAGGCCACAGTTGAGCGGTTTGATCCTGATTGGCGTACCCAGGTGCTTGCTGTCATGACGAATCCGCAGGTGGCCCTGATTTTGATGATGATCGGCGTCTATGGCCTGTTCTTTGAGTTCACCTCACCGGGATTCGGGGTTCCCGGCGTGGCAGGCGCCATCTGTCTGCTGATGGCCCTGTACGCTTTTCAGCTGTTGCCGGTTAATTGGGCAGGCGTGCTTCTGGTGGGTATCGGTTTCGCGATGATGGTTGCCGAGGTCTTTATGCCGAGTTTTGGTGTACTGGGTATCGGCGGTTGCATTGCCTTTATTGTTGGCGGCCTGTTTTTGATGGACACAGAGGCACCGGGCTTTGGCATACCACTGACTTTGATTGTTGGTCTGGCCATTGTCAGTGCTGCCGTGTTGCTTGCCATTGGTGGCTTTGCTGTTCGCAGCGTCCAGAGGCCGGTGGTCAGCGGCCGTGAAGGGATGGTCGGATCCCTGGCCACGGTTGTTGGGCAGGGGGACAACGGCCAGTGGTGGGTATATGTGCATGGAGAACGCTGGCTCGCCCGTTCAGAGCATTCACTTGCACCGGGTGCCAGGGTGCGGGTCGTGCGCCTGGATGGGTTGACCGTTGAGGTGATACCCGTGACCGATTCTTAA